In the Olleya sp. Hel_I_94 genome, one interval contains:
- a CDS encoding YoaK family protein: MFRHQGKSRNLKHNLRIATVLSFVAGIVNVVGFLAFNQLTTNVTGHFALFINDVAEFKFWKGTIYFLYIFSFLFGSFCSSFLIEKFRENKQLNVYVIPTLIECFILISIGISSNFLMILYPNIVICLLLFAMGLQNSFVTKISNAVVRTTHLTGLFTDLGIDLSMLLFPKYDAIRVKLKANIKLRIYIILFFFAGGLSGGFFYSKLNLQLNTLIIGATILLISLYYDVLRYKVIKVKRKNYK; the protein is encoded by the coding sequence ATGTTTAGACATCAAGGCAAAAGCAGAAATCTAAAACATAATCTACGCATTGCTACAGTATTATCGTTTGTTGCTGGAATTGTTAATGTAGTGGGATTTTTAGCTTTTAATCAATTAACAACAAATGTTACAGGTCATTTTGCACTATTTATAAATGATGTTGCTGAATTTAAATTTTGGAAAGGAACTATTTATTTTTTGTATATATTTTCATTTTTATTTGGTTCTTTTTGCTCTAGCTTTTTGATTGAAAAATTTAGAGAAAACAAACAACTTAATGTTTACGTTATACCTACACTTATTGAATGTTTTATTTTAATATCTATAGGCATTTCAAGTAATTTTTTAATGATTTTATATCCAAACATAGTGATATGTTTACTCCTTTTTGCAATGGGACTTCAAAATTCTTTTGTAACAAAAATCTCAAATGCAGTTGTCAGAACAACACATTTAACTGGTCTTTTTACAGACTTAGGCATTGATCTTTCCATGTTATTATTTCCCAAATATGATGCTATAAGAGTAAAACTAAAAGCAAATATTAAACTGCGTATTTATATTATTTTATTCTTTTTTGCTGGTGGACTTAGTGGTGGTTTTTTTTACTCAAAACTAAATTTACAATTAAACACATTAATTATTGGTGCAACAATTTTACTAATAAGTTTATACTATGATGTGCTTAGATATAAAGTTATAAAAGTTAAAAGGAAAAATTATAAATAA
- a CDS encoding TIGR01777 family oxidoreductase — MRILITGATGLIGSEIVKQCRLNNIAVNYLTTSKSKLETDPNYTGFYWNPSKNEIDTACLNEVDAIIHLVGASISKRWTASYKKTIMLSRVQTSQLLFDTLKNHPNQVKQIVSASAIGIYPSSLTNYYSEDFNTVSSSFLGQVVEQWEQVVDAFSTLNIMVSKVRIGLVLSAKGGALPEMAKPIKFGAGAAFGSGKQWQSWIHITDLANLFLHVLENKLEGVYNGVAPNPETNKQLTKSIAQQLKRPLFLPNIPEFLMKLILGEMHILLFESQRVSSKKIEDTGFSFEHYNLQSALQEEY; from the coding sequence ATGCGCATATTAATTACAGGAGCAACAGGTTTAATTGGAAGCGAAATTGTAAAACAATGTCGTTTAAATAATATTGCTGTTAATTACCTTACTACAAGTAAATCCAAATTAGAAACAGACCCAAATTATACAGGGTTTTATTGGAATCCTTCAAAAAATGAAATAGATACAGCATGCCTAAATGAGGTTGATGCTATAATACATTTAGTTGGAGCTAGTATTTCAAAACGCTGGACAGCGTCTTATAAAAAAACAATTATGTTAAGTCGTGTCCAAACATCACAATTACTTTTTGATACGCTTAAAAATCATCCTAATCAGGTTAAACAAATTGTGTCTGCTAGTGCAATTGGTATTTATCCAAGTTCATTAACTAATTACTATTCAGAAGATTTTAATACAGTAAGTTCTTCGTTTTTAGGTCAAGTGGTAGAACAGTGGGAGCAGGTTGTAGATGCCTTTTCCACTTTAAATATTATGGTATCTAAAGTTAGAATAGGATTGGTGCTATCTGCAAAAGGTGGTGCGCTTCCTGAAATGGCTAAACCAATTAAATTTGGAGCAGGAGCAGCTTTTGGATCTGGTAAACAGTGGCAATCATGGATTCATATTACGGACTTGGCTAATCTGTTTTTACATGTACTGGAAAACAAATTAGAAGGTGTATATAATGGTGTAGCACCAAATCCAGAAACTAATAAGCAATTAACAAAATCTATAGCACAACAATTAAAAAGACCTTTGTTTTTACCTAACATTCCAGAGTTTTTAATGAAACTAATTTTAGGCGAAATGCATATTTTGTTATTTGAAAGTCAACGTGTAAGTTCTAAAAAGATAGAAGATACTGGATTTAGTTTTGAGCATTATAATTTGCAAAGTGCTTTGCAAGAGGAGTATTAA
- the mnmD gene encoding tRNA (5-methylaminomethyl-2-thiouridine)(34)-methyltransferase MnmD, which translates to MKPIIEITKDGSSTLLHPKYKAHYHSTSGAIEESDFVYLKSGLFYFLSSLKSQEETQSCSILELGFGSGLNAFNTLVKSETLPLTINYVGVETFPVTMDIINQLNFPEELLVPEQQNIFNTMHEVSWDIPHKITPRFTLEKRNQDIFNLKAINQFDVIYFDAFGPTEQPELWTASIFKIMFEALKPNGVLMTYCAQGAARRAMSGVGFKVDRLPGPPSKRHILRAVKEA; encoded by the coding sequence TTGAAACCAATAATCGAAATTACAAAAGATGGTTCTTCAACATTGTTGCACCCAAAATACAAAGCACATTACCATTCTACTTCTGGAGCAATAGAAGAGTCTGATTTTGTCTATCTTAAATCAGGATTGTTTTATTTTTTGTCTTCTTTAAAAAGTCAAGAAGAAACACAATCCTGTTCTATTTTAGAGTTAGGTTTTGGATCTGGACTTAACGCCTTTAATACGCTAGTTAAATCAGAAACACTACCACTAACAATTAATTATGTTGGTGTAGAGACATTTCCGGTTACCATGGATATAATTAATCAATTAAATTTTCCAGAAGAATTATTGGTTCCTGAACAGCAAAACATATTTAATACAATGCATGAGGTCTCTTGGGACATACCACATAAAATAACACCAAGATTTACACTAGAAAAAAGAAACCAAGACATCTTTAATTTAAAAGCTATTAATCAATTTGATGTTATTTATTTTGATGCTTTTGGACCAACCGAACAACCTGAATTGTGGACAGCCTCTATTTTTAAAATAATGTTTGAAGCACTTAAGCCCAATGGTGTTTTAATGACCTATTGTGCTCAAGGTGCTGCACGACGTGCTATGTCAGGCGTAGGTTTTAAGGTAGACCGTCTTCCTGGTCCACCAAGTAAGCGACATATATTAAGAGCTGTAAAAGAAGCATAA
- a CDS encoding DUF4920 domain-containing protein, producing the protein MKNYLILFALLLTIVACKNETKQDDTVKDEVVTETVEVSYKSFGKEINADDAVASSSMLSHYTAMKAGDSIPTKVNLKVKEVCQAKGCWMTADLGDGNDVMVKFKDYGFFMPKNIAEQEVIVNGLAFVEEVSVEEQRHYAEDKGADKAEIEAITEPKRTFSFLADGVLLVEKQ; encoded by the coding sequence ATGAAAAATTATTTAATCTTATTTGCATTATTGTTAACAATAGTAGCTTGTAAAAATGAAACAAAACAAGACGACACAGTTAAAGACGAAGTTGTTACTGAAACAGTTGAGGTGAGTTACAAATCTTTTGGTAAAGAGATTAATGCAGATGACGCTGTTGCTTCTTCATCTATGCTTAGTCACTACACAGCCATGAAAGCAGGTGATAGTATCCCAACTAAAGTAAATTTAAAAGTTAAGGAAGTGTGTCAGGCTAAAGGTTGTTGGATGACAGCAGACTTAGGAGATGGTAATGACGTTATGGTAAAATTTAAAGACTATGGTTTTTTTATGCCAAAAAATATTGCAGAACAGGAGGTTATTGTCAATGGTTTGGCTTTTGTTGAAGAAGTGTCCGTAGAGGAGCAACGTCATTACGCAGAAGATAAAGGTGCAGACAAAGCAGAAATTGAAGCTATTACTGAGCCAAAACGTACATTCTCATTTTTAGCTGATGGTGTATTATTAGTAGAAAAACAATAA
- a CDS encoding branched-chain amino acid aminotransferase, whose translation MATLTKKDIKITRTETSKLSTVDFNNLAFGQVFSDHMLTCDYKDGKWQLPEIVPYSPITLDPSAKIFHYGQSIFEGMKAYKDTTEDVFMFRPLENVKRLNISAKRLSIPEVPEDYFLEGLKALLEVEKDWIPTNEGSSLYIRPFIFASGKGFHASPADEYKFIICTAPSGAYFSGKVNVLIEETYSRSANGGVGFAKAGGNYAGQFYPTQLAKAKGYQQVIWTDDTTHEYIEEAGAMNVFIRINDTLLTSPVSDRILDGITRKSILQLAEAEGIKTEVRKVKVSELVDAAKNGSLKEMFGAGTAAVISPISGFGFRGEDFEIPEQDQSFASQLKQRIINIQTNKTEDPFGWRVKL comes from the coding sequence ATGGCAACTTTAACCAAAAAAGACATAAAAATTACTAGAACTGAAACTTCAAAACTAAGCACTGTTGATTTTAACAATTTAGCTTTTGGACAAGTTTTTTCAGATCATATGCTAACTTGTGATTATAAAGATGGTAAATGGCAACTGCCAGAAATTGTACCATATAGCCCAATTACTTTAGATCCATCTGCCAAAATTTTTCATTATGGTCAGTCTATTTTTGAAGGAATGAAAGCCTATAAGGATACTACTGAGGATGTGTTTATGTTTAGACCTTTAGAGAACGTAAAGCGTTTAAATATTTCGGCTAAACGTTTATCAATTCCTGAAGTTCCGGAAGATTATTTTCTTGAGGGATTAAAAGCACTTTTAGAAGTTGAAAAAGACTGGATACCTACTAACGAAGGTAGCTCGCTATATATTAGACCTTTTATTTTTGCCTCAGGAAAAGGGTTTCATGCCTCTCCTGCTGACGAATATAAATTTATAATTTGTACTGCACCTTCAGGTGCTTATTTTTCTGGAAAAGTAAATGTTTTAATTGAAGAAACTTACTCACGTAGTGCTAATGGTGGTGTAGGTTTTGCTAAAGCTGGTGGTAATTATGCTGGACAATTTTATCCAACACAATTAGCAAAAGCTAAAGGATACCAACAGGTTATTTGGACAGATGATACTACTCATGAATATATCGAGGAAGCTGGTGCAATGAACGTGTTTATACGTATTAACGACACTTTACTAACCTCTCCTGTTAGTGATAGGATTTTAGATGGAATTACAAGAAAAAGTATCCTACAATTAGCTGAAGCTGAAGGTATAAAAACTGAGGTAAGAAAAGTAAAAGTTAGCGAGTTAGTTGATGCTGCTAAAAACGGTAGCTTAAAAGAAATGTTTGGTGCTGGAACTGCTGCAGTAATTTCGCCAATTTCTGGTTTTGGTTTTAGAGGTGAAGACTTTGAAATACCAGAGCAAGATCAATCATTTGCATCACAATTAAAACAACGTATTATAAATATACAAACCAATAAAACTGAAGATCCTTTTGGATGGCGAGTTAAACTTTAA
- a CDS encoding nucleoside triphosphate pyrophosphohydrolase family protein, protein MQDKIQAVKAFHTAFKIGHRETPKADLGLDKNLLRYELMREENEEYLEAAKNNDLVEVADALGDMLYILCGTIIEHGMQDKIEEVFAEIQRSNMSKLGEDGEPIYREDGKVLKGPNYFKPNIKAILDK, encoded by the coding sequence ATGCAAGATAAAATACAGGCTGTAAAAGCATTTCATACCGCTTTTAAAATAGGACACAGAGAAACACCTAAAGCAGATTTAGGTCTAGATAAAAACCTACTGCGTTACGAGTTAATGCGAGAGGAAAATGAAGAATATTTAGAAGCAGCAAAAAACAACGACCTAGTTGAAGTAGCAGATGCATTAGGAGACATGCTATACATATTGTGTGGTACGATAATAGAACATGGTATGCAAGATAAGATAGAAGAAGTCTTTGCAGAAATACAACGTAGTAATATGAGTAAATTAGGAGAAGATGGAGAACCTATTTACAGAGAAGACGGTAAAGTACTAAAAGGTCCAAATTATTTTAAGCCTAATATTAAAGCAATATTAGACAAGTAA